One Algoriphagus sp. Y33 genomic window, CGATTTTTAAAATCTTTGGTGGTTTCTACCCGTTCTTTCCCTCTGGAATTTACAGCGGCTATTTCAATGTTTTCAGCCTTCAGCATAGAAGCTACCGTGACTTTGGCTTGTAGATCTTCTTTTTGGATATTTAGCTGAGCTACTTCTTCTTCTATTTCTGCCTGAGTAGTTTTTAAATCCTGATTTTCTGTAAAAAGCTGTTGATTCATTGCCCGCAGCTCAAGGATTTCTTGATCTTTTTCTACCATCATCGAATTGTAGCTCTTTATTTTTTCATTCAACGCTATTATTTCCGTTGAACTTCTTTGCCTGGAAGTATTTCGCTCAGAAATTAGCTGGTCACGCACTTCTTCGAGTGCCTTCACATCTCCGCCGAGTTTTTCGATTTCCTGAATCCTCAAATCCAATTGATAGGTGACTGAATCCAAACGTTTGTTCAGATCATTGTTTTCTGTCGAAAGCAGAAGAATTTCTTCGGATTTTTTAGTTCGGTCTACATAATCGGTGTAAAGCTTGATGCCGCTAATTATCACTAAGAGCACCAAAACGATAATGATAATGTTTTTGCCTTGGTCTTTCTTTTCGGGGGTATTATTTTCAAATTCAGTATTCATTCAGGTAAGGCGTTAAAATGGCTTTTTTAGATAGAAATTATTGGACGGAAAGATACAATTCAAGCAGAATCGGCTGGGATATAGGCTTTGCATCCCCTCCACTTGTGCAATATTTAGACCAAATTGAAAATAAAGAGATTCAAGCTCTCATTCCCGGTGCTGGATCTGGCTATGAAGCAGTATATGCTTGGCAGTCTGGGTTCTGCAACCTGCATGTTCTGGATTTTTCCGAAGAACCTTTATTGCGCTTTAAAGTTCGAGATGCGAGTTTTCCTGTTGAGCAGATTCATCATCAGAATTTCTTTGATCATTGTGGGTCCTATGATTTGATTTTGGAGCAGACCTTCTTTTGCGCACTGGATCCGGCTCTTAGAGAGGATTATGCAGTGAAAATGAAAGAACTGCTAAAGCCCGGGGGTAAAATAGTGGGCGTATGGTTTGACGGGGAATTTGACTTTGACGGCCCGCCTTTTGGAGGAAGGGTGGAAGAGTATGTATTGCTATTTGAAAAGTATTTTGAAATCAAAACCTGTGAATCATGTTATAATTCGATTGCAGAGCGATCTGGGTCGGAGGTGTTTATGATGATGGAGAATTCAAAAGTCTAGCACATAGTCGCTTTTTTCTCCGGGGTAATCCAACAACACAATACCGCATTCATAAAAGTCTAAACTAAGTTTGACTAGGGGATTGGATTTTATTTCTTTCCATACTTTTTCCATTTCCCTTGACCAATGAATATCTCCTATAGCAATAATGGATTTCGTATGGGTTTTTTGAAGTATTTGTTCGAAATAAGTTAAAGTACCTTCGTAAGTATGTGTAGCATCTACCAGGGCAAAATCGATTTTTTCCAAGGTGCAAAGCGTGGAAGGCAGCGTGTGGTTAAGTTCTCCAACAATTAAATTGAGATTTTCGAATCCCTGACTTGGCTTGGCAACTCTGGCAATCTCAGTGGAACCTTCGAAAGTGTATAGGCTTCCCTGAGTAGTCCTAGATAGATACCTACTACCGATACCCATGCAAGTTCCCAACTCGACGACGATATGAGCAGGAGTCAGCGAGCAGAAAAACTGATAAAGTTGTGCATACTTCCGACTACTGGTGCTGAACTTGGTAATGTCAGCCACGTGTCGCTTCGCAGTGTTGACAATTTTGGATCCTGCGCCGTAATCATCTACTTCAATGACTTCATCCGACGAAAGCAAATGCTTTCTATATACTTCGATGTCAAGATCTATACTTTTATTTGCCTCAATGTAGTCGAAAAGATCTTGATAGGTACTGAATAACAAGGGAGACTGAAGGGAATATTTGTCTTCTTTATTCAGCCAGTAAGCTAGGTAGGAGAGTAGCGGAAAAGATTTGTTTAGCAAATCAATTATGAAAGTAATTTGCAATCATTTGAAATTCGGGTATTACTACTTCGAATTTACTTCCGTCAAAGAGTTTTTCCATAAAGTAAATTCCAGTCATCTTTCCCATGCCCGACTTTAGGTTGCAACCTGACACGTAGCTATGTGTCTCGCCGGGTTCCAGAATAGGTTGTTGCCCCACTACGCCGTCCCCTTCAACTATTTTCTTGACTTCTGCTGCATCAGAAATTTCCCATCTTCTGCGCAATAGCTGCACGGTTTGGCTGCTTTTGTTTTCAATAGTTACCTTGTATGTGAAAACAAAATGGTGCTGATGAGGACTGGAGAATTCTGATTGGTAGGTGACTTCAACACTTACTTGAATTCCGGACGTAATCGCAATTGCCATAATTTAAGTAATTTAAAAGTCTGTAAATATATAAGTTATAGTTTGATTAGCAATATGTCCATGGATGTGAAAATAGAGCCAAGCTGGAGAAATACATTAATGCATTTGTTTGAACAAAAGTTCTTTAATGACTTGGTTTCCTTTGTGAAAGACGAGTATGCGACGACAAAAGTTTACCCACCGGGAAAGGAAATCTTTAATGCGTTCAATCATTGCCCTATTGACTCTGTAAAGGTGGTGATTCTTGGGCAAGACCCCTACCATGGTCCGGGACAAGCACATGGATTGGCTTTTTCTGTTAGGCCAGAAGTGCCTTTTCCGCCAAGCCTACTGAATATTTTTAAGGAAATAGAATCGGATCTAGGTAAGCCTTTGCCCGCAAATGGAGATCTGACACGCTGGGCAGACCAGGGTGTGTTTTTATTGAATGCTACACTCACCGTGCGGGCTCATCAGGCAGGGTCTCATCAGAATAAGGGATGGGAGGAGTTTACCGATGCGGTGATTCGGGCAATCAGTGAAAGCAGATCGCATGTGGTATTCTTGCTTTGGGGAGCGTATGCCCAGAGAAAATCCTTACTCATTGATTCTGAGAAGCACTTGGTGTTGAAAGCACCGCATCCAAGCCCGCTCTCATCATACCGCGGGTTTTTTGGCTGCAGGCACTTTTCAAAAGCAAATGACTATTTGATTGCTAATGGTATAGGGCCAATTAACTGGTGAATCAGCGAGTCAAGACGCGCCGACTGCAGCAAAAGTGTATTTGGTAAATAAGACTTCAACTTCCTGCCCACCGGTAGGCGGACGCCCATTCTGATAAACTTGGACTTTCCCCAAGATAGGAAGACCTGCCTGAAAATGATCTATAATCTGTGGCGTCTGTGAAAATCTGTGTGTCTACACTTAAGTTAAAACATTTAAAAAAAGAGACTGTCTCATAACTCATGATTGTCACATTGAGCAGCTTGCCTTGCTGTGGCGGGAAGTCGAAATGGGCTTAATTAGCACATAAAAGAATTCGACTTCGCCCAGTCTGATGAGAAAAGCTGATTATGGGACAGTCCCTTAAAGATTAATTTATTCCGCTAAATATTCTACTCCAACGAATCTTGCTGAACATTGATTCATGCTTGTCCAGCGAAAGCCACAAGAACCAAGCTTTGCCTACGATATGGTCTTCGGGAACGAAGCCCCAATAGCGGGAATCCAGCGAATCGTGACGATTGTCCCCCATCATGAAGTAATAATTCTGTTTGAATGTATAGCTGTCTACTTTTTGACCATCGATAAAAAGTTGTCCTTCTTTTACTTCTACATTCTCCAGACCTTCATATTTCTCGATAGTGAAACTGTATTTCATCACATTTTCATTGGTCATCTCGATTGTCCAGCCTTTGGCAGGGATTTTAAGAGGGCCATAATTGTCGCGATTCCAGCCTAAAGTCAATCCGTCAGGAAAAACACCTGATTCTCCACCGCTTTTCTGGAGCCTTTTAGTCACTGACGTCACCACAGGGGATGATTTTAATCTATTGATCACCTCTTCCGTGGCAAAGACCAAATAGCCCGATCCATCACTGAAAGTCAAATGACTTTCAGGATTGATGTCGTACTGTTTGAAGAAATCTTCTGTAAGAGGTCTGTTAGTGATCACATCATATGAAAATTGCATTTCATCAGGTTTTGGGGAAGGTTCGTTATTTACGAAAGCATTTCCCTCTCTTACTTCGATTACATCTCCAGCGATCCCGATTGCCCGCTTGATATAGTTGGTTTTAAGATCGGTAGGATATTGAAATTCTACAGGGTAATTGAATACGACTACATCATTTCTTTTCACATCAGAGAACCCCGGGAGTCTATAGTAAGGTATCTTAATAGCATCTGAATAAGAAGGGAGTTCGGTCCCCCATATTTTCTGATGAGTAAGAGGCACTTGCAGTGGCGTCATCGGAAACCTTGTTCCATAATGCATTTTACTTACGAAAAGAAAATCTCCCACCAAAAGTGATTTTTCCATCGAAGCTGTGGGGATTGTGAATGGCTCCAATAGTAGCCATCGGATCAAACTGGCTGCCACTACGGCAAAAATCAATGCATCACTCCATTCTCTGGCGGCTGATTTTTTTTTTGTTGACTTACTCATGATTGGTTTTTAAGTTCAGAAAGATAGAAAATCATCCATAGAAAGCACTCCTTTCTTTCCTTGAATCCACTCAGCCACCAAAATTGCGCCAAGAGCAAAGCCTTGTCTGCTATGTGCAGTGTGAGTGATTTCAATATCGTCGATTTCAGATGAATAGCGGATAATATGTGTACCGGGAGCAGGATCTATGCGTTTGGAAGTAATTGGAAGCGAATGTTCATTTCCGTTCGTCCCTTCGGACAGCTCCCAAGCGTTCAGTTCCGTTATATTTTTGATAATGCCTTCGGCCAAAGTGATAGCTGTTCCTGAAGGGGCGTCTAGTTTGGTTGTATGATGTATCTCTTCTATAGCGCTTGTGTAACCGACCGTTTCGTTCATAAGCTTAGCTAGAAACTCATTGACTTTGAAAAAGATATTGACGCCTATGCTGTAATTTGAGGCATAGAAAAACACTCCATCATTGGCAAGGGTGAGTTGTTCGATTTCCGGTTTTTGATCAAGCCATCCAGTGGTGCCTGAGATAATTGGAATTCCCCGTTCAATTGCCCATTTGATATTTTCTACAGCTGCTTCAGGTTGGCTGAATTCTATTGCCACATCAATAGTAGCAGAATCCATTGAATTCAACTCATCGCGGTTGTTTATAGTGATTTTGCCTGCGATGCTATGTCCACGGGATTCTGCCAATTGACCTATCAATTGGCCCATTTTTCCATAGCCTAGAAGTAATATATTCATGTGATAATAATTTGTTTTGTATAGACACATGCCCGCCTGCCATGGGACAGGGAATCCCTGCCTGCGGCAGGCTGCAAGATAGATAATCATTCCACTGTTTTACCAGCTTCGTTATGCTCGATTTCATGTTTAAAAGTTGATTTTCACAGAAAGCCCAACCGATCTATTGCTAGATGAGAAGCTTTCGAAATGAGGTTCAAATTTTAATGCGATATCATCAGAGACATCAAATCCTGA contains:
- a CDS encoding methyltransferase domain-containing protein; translation: MAFLDRNYWTERYNSSRIGWDIGFASPPLVQYLDQIENKEIQALIPGAGSGYEAVYAWQSGFCNLHVLDFSEEPLLRFKVRDASFPVEQIHHQNFFDHCGSYDLILEQTFFCALDPALREDYAVKMKELLKPGGKIVGVWFDGEFDFDGPPFGGRVEEYVLLFEKYFEIKTCESCYNSIAERSGSEVFMMMENSKV
- a CDS encoding O-methyltransferase, giving the protein MQITFIIDLLNKSFPLLSYLAYWLNKEDKYSLQSPLLFSTYQDLFDYIEANKSIDLDIEVYRKHLLSSDEVIEVDDYGAGSKIVNTAKRHVADITKFSTSSRKYAQLYQFFCSLTPAHIVVELGTCMGIGSRYLSRTTQGSLYTFEGSTEIARVAKPSQGFENLNLIVGELNHTLPSTLCTLEKIDFALVDATHTYEGTLTYFEQILQKTHTKSIIAIGDIHWSREMEKVWKEIKSNPLVKLSLDFYECGIVLLDYPGEKSDYVLDF
- the apaG gene encoding Co2+/Mg2+ efflux protein ApaG translates to MAIAITSGIQVSVEVTYQSEFSSPHQHHFVFTYKVTIENKSSQTVQLLRRRWEISDAAEVKKIVEGDGVVGQQPILEPGETHSYVSGCNLKSGMGKMTGIYFMEKLFDGSKFEVVIPEFQMIANYFHN
- the ung gene encoding uracil-DNA glycosylase; amino-acid sequence: MDVKIEPSWRNTLMHLFEQKFFNDLVSFVKDEYATTKVYPPGKEIFNAFNHCPIDSVKVVILGQDPYHGPGQAHGLAFSVRPEVPFPPSLLNIFKEIESDLGKPLPANGDLTRWADQGVFLLNATLTVRAHQAGSHQNKGWEEFTDAVIRAISESRSHVVFLLWGAYAQRKSLLIDSEKHLVLKAPHPSPLSSYRGFFGCRHFSKANDYLIANGIGPINW
- the lepB gene encoding signal peptidase I; protein product: MSKSTKKKSAAREWSDALIFAVVAASLIRWLLLEPFTIPTASMEKSLLVGDFLFVSKMHYGTRFPMTPLQVPLTHQKIWGTELPSYSDAIKIPYYRLPGFSDVKRNDVVVFNYPVEFQYPTDLKTNYIKRAIGIAGDVIEVREGNAFVNNEPSPKPDEMQFSYDVITNRPLTEDFFKQYDINPESHLTFSDGSGYLVFATEEVINRLKSSPVVTSVTKRLQKSGGESGVFPDGLTLGWNRDNYGPLKIPAKGWTIEMTNENVMKYSFTIEKYEGLENVEVKEGQLFIDGQKVDSYTFKQNYYFMMGDNRHDSLDSRYWGFVPEDHIVGKAWFLWLSLDKHESMFSKIRWSRIFSGIN
- the dapB gene encoding 4-hydroxy-tetrahydrodipicolinate reductase, which produces MNILLLGYGKMGQLIGQLAESRGHSIAGKITINNRDELNSMDSATIDVAIEFSQPEAAVENIKWAIERGIPIISGTTGWLDQKPEIEQLTLANDGVFFYASNYSIGVNIFFKVNEFLAKLMNETVGYTSAIEEIHHTTKLDAPSGTAITLAEGIIKNITELNAWELSEGTNGNEHSLPITSKRIDPAPGTHIIRYSSEIDDIEITHTAHSRQGFALGAILVAEWIQGKKGVLSMDDFLSF